The following coding sequences lie in one Flagellimonas eckloniae genomic window:
- the trpS gene encoding tryptophan--tRNA ligase, which yields MSRILTGIQSTGTPHLGNILGAIMPAIQMAQDPQNESFLFIADMHSLTQIKNGEELRQNTYATAATWLAFGLDVEKTVFYRQSDVPQVTELAWYLSCFFPYQRLTLAHSFKDKANRLEDVNSGLFSYPMLMAADILLYDANIVPVGKDQLQHLEMTRDVASRFHSQLGETFVLPEAKVQEETMYIPGTDGEKMSKSKGNLINLFQPDKKLRKQIMGIVTDSTPMEEPKDPTSDNVFALYKILAQHDQIEEMSANYLAGNYGYGHAKQALYEVILNKFEEPREKFEYYMNHLNEVDEILAIGAEKAKKVAEKVLERVREKLGY from the coding sequence ATGTCCAGAATTTTAACCGGAATTCAAAGTACAGGCACTCCTCACCTAGGAAATATTTTAGGGGCAATAATGCCAGCCATTCAAATGGCACAAGACCCACAAAACGAGTCTTTCCTTTTTATTGCGGATATGCATTCCCTCACCCAAATAAAAAACGGAGAAGAACTTAGACAAAACACTTATGCAACCGCTGCAACCTGGTTGGCCTTTGGCCTGGATGTTGAAAAAACCGTTTTCTACAGGCAAAGTGATGTGCCTCAGGTAACAGAACTTGCCTGGTACCTTAGCTGCTTTTTTCCGTATCAGCGACTTACATTGGCACATTCTTTTAAGGACAAAGCAAATCGATTGGAAGACGTAAACTCTGGACTTTTTTCCTATCCTATGTTAATGGCTGCAGATATTCTCCTGTATGATGCCAATATTGTTCCCGTAGGGAAAGATCAATTACAGCATCTGGAAATGACAAGAGACGTGGCTTCGCGATTCCATAGTCAATTGGGAGAAACTTTTGTGCTTCCCGAAGCTAAGGTGCAAGAAGAAACCATGTACATTCCAGGTACTGATGGAGAAAAAATGAGCAAGAGTAAGGGAAATCTCATCAACCTATTTCAACCAGATAAAAAGTTGCGCAAACAAATTATGGGAATTGTTACTGACAGCACACCCATGGAAGAACCCAAAGACCCTACCTCCGACAACGTATTTGCCCTTTATAAAATACTGGCGCAACATGACCAAATTGAGGAGATGAGTGCCAATTATTTAGCTGGAAATTATGGATATGGCCATGCCAAACAGGCGCTTTACGAAGTTATCCTAAACAAGTTTGAAGAGCCACGGGAAAAATTTGAATACTACATGAACCATCTTAATGAAGTTGATGAAATTCTTGCTATTGGTGCTGAAAAAGCCAAAAAAGTTGCTGAGAAGGTTTTAGAGCGTGTCCGTGAGAAGTTAGGATACTAG
- a CDS encoding TonB-dependent receptor plug domain-containing protein, whose translation MKKKTVFVIAIFLLFRLAQTSAQENQIFQNVISKLASYTNKHSPEKTYIHTDKEFYTNGETIWFKVYLVDGIAHTPSKKSKVIYVDLLNLQDSIVAQRKLYVDYGFGTHGDIEIPETADQGTYRLRSYTTYMLNEKEPFFFSKEIHIWAQQTNDDEPFVTVDTLAQESISNIKHQRPTIQFFPEGGNLVNGILNKLGIKVTNTQGIGISLEGSIVDQDNNMVSPFKTFDHGLGTALYKPEPGKSYYASILINGNEEKYAMPLPLKKGYVLNANNNGESVTLRVATNHKSGLLGTLLVGHMRGYTFFNRIEKSNDTKYSVRLFTKDLGNGVAHFTLFTAEGEPVCERLIFVDGENGKAALSTKTDAKKYEKRDKVSVEIALNDLKNSPLSGSLSSSIIKTPNKTKKNSNIVSWLLLNSDIGMTGFDPDLFLEDDSYTKNHLLDMLMLTHGWRRFIWKDFLNSKVNKQLAFEPEKGIMIRGQTTSFRNKYSPKTSWVTLSTLDPFVYQEKKPTNFQGNFSFGPFAFQDTIQAFVKAVPVSESKKIRDNELAIHADDFLLKVPIENQKPLVHETIRFDFPKAYKELAYNRELNDFKYNPKVTQLKEVTVKAKKKTREEIIDEQINKIAIYGTPDNRVFADSIMGSAALGVFDLLRNIAGVQVVGSYPDQNVRIRGAASFSSSPSPLFLLDGIEVDVGFVGAMLAIEVELIDVLKGPSAAIYGSRAANGVIAIYSKGTIWIDNNKRQPSPGIATFKVDGFYKVREFYSPNYDVPKPKHEQGDYRTTLHWQPNIDVDTNGKSNFSFFTNDVPGEYLIKVEGITLDGRPVSAVQHFEVD comes from the coding sequence ATGAAGAAAAAGACGGTATTTGTTATAGCGATTTTTTTGCTGTTTCGACTTGCACAAACCAGCGCCCAAGAAAATCAAATTTTCCAAAACGTAATTAGTAAACTAGCCTCTTACACCAATAAGCATAGTCCCGAAAAAACATATATACATACAGATAAGGAATTCTATACCAACGGAGAGACCATCTGGTTCAAAGTATATCTGGTTGATGGTATTGCCCATACGCCAAGTAAAAAAAGTAAGGTAATTTATGTTGATCTCTTAAATCTACAGGATAGTATTGTTGCTCAGAGAAAACTATACGTAGATTATGGTTTTGGCACACACGGAGATATCGAAATACCGGAAACTGCTGATCAAGGCACTTATAGATTACGTTCCTACACTACATATATGTTGAACGAAAAAGAGCCTTTTTTCTTTTCAAAAGAAATCCATATTTGGGCACAACAAACAAATGATGATGAGCCTTTTGTAACTGTAGACACTTTAGCACAAGAAAGCATATCTAACATAAAACATCAAAGGCCCACTATTCAATTTTTTCCGGAAGGAGGAAATCTTGTAAATGGAATACTGAACAAGCTAGGGATAAAAGTCACCAATACTCAAGGAATAGGCATATCCCTTGAAGGAAGTATTGTTGATCAAGACAACAATATGGTTTCCCCTTTCAAGACCTTTGATCACGGTTTGGGTACAGCTTTATATAAACCAGAACCTGGAAAGTCCTATTATGCCAGCATTTTAATTAATGGCAATGAAGAAAAGTATGCTATGCCACTTCCTTTGAAAAAAGGATATGTGTTAAACGCAAACAACAATGGAGAATCTGTTACCCTCAGGGTGGCTACAAACCATAAAAGTGGTTTACTGGGGACTTTACTTGTTGGTCATATGCGCGGATATACTTTTTTTAACCGCATTGAAAAATCCAATGACACAAAGTATTCCGTTAGATTATTTACCAAAGACCTGGGCAATGGAGTAGCACATTTTACCCTATTTACAGCTGAAGGTGAGCCTGTTTGTGAAAGATTGATTTTTGTTGATGGCGAGAACGGAAAAGCCGCTCTTTCAACAAAAACGGATGCCAAAAAATATGAAAAAAGAGACAAGGTATCCGTGGAAATAGCACTCAATGACTTAAAAAACAGCCCATTGAGCGGAAGCCTCTCGTCAAGTATAATTAAGACCCCCAACAAGACTAAAAAAAATTCCAACATTGTAAGTTGGTTACTGTTGAATTCAGATATTGGCATGACCGGTTTTGATCCTGACCTTTTCTTGGAAGATGATAGTTACACCAAAAATCATCTTCTAGATATGTTGATGCTAACACATGGCTGGCGTAGGTTTATTTGGAAAGATTTCTTGAACAGCAAGGTTAACAAACAGCTGGCTTTTGAACCTGAAAAAGGAATCATGATAAGAGGCCAAACCACTAGTTTTAGAAATAAATACAGCCCCAAGACCTCTTGGGTTACCCTAAGTACTTTAGATCCTTTTGTGTATCAGGAGAAAAAGCCCACAAATTTCCAGGGCAATTTTAGCTTTGGTCCTTTTGCTTTCCAAGATACCATACAGGCTTTTGTGAAAGCTGTCCCTGTAAGTGAATCAAAAAAAATAAGGGACAATGAACTAGCCATTCATGCTGATGACTTTTTGCTTAAAGTGCCAATTGAAAATCAAAAACCCCTAGTACATGAAACTATAAGGTTTGACTTTCCAAAAGCATATAAAGAACTGGCTTACAACAGGGAATTGAACGATTTTAAGTATAATCCAAAAGTAACCCAGCTTAAGGAAGTAACTGTAAAAGCTAAAAAAAAGACCCGTGAAGAAATTATTGATGAACAGATAAATAAAATTGCAATTTATGGAACTCCTGATAATCGTGTTTTCGCAGATTCTATTATGGGTTCGGCGGCATTAGGCGTATTTGATTTGCTAAGGAACATTGCAGGAGTACAGGTCGTTGGTTCGTACCCAGATCAAAACGTTCGGATTAGGGGAGCTGCAAGCTTCAGTTCATCTCCCTCTCCATTATTTCTTTTGGATGGTATTGAAGTTGATGTTGGATTTGTCGGTGCTATGCTAGCTATAGAAGTAGAGCTTATAGATGTGTTAAAGGGCCCTAGCGCTGCCATTTATGGATCTCGTGCTGCTAATGGTGTAATTGCTATCTATTCAAAAGGTACAATCTGGATAGATAATAATAAACGGCAACCTTCACCTGGAATAGCTACCTTTAAAGTAGATGGTTTTTATAAGGTGCGGGAATTTTATAGTCCAAATTACGATGTTCCAAAACCAAAGCATGAACAGGGAGATTATAGGACCACTTTACATTGGCAACCTAATATTGATGTAGATACCAATGGAAAATCAAATTTTAGTTTTTTTACCAATGATGTTCCAGGTGAATATCTGATAAAAGTTGAGGGGATAACTTTGGATGGCAGACCAGTTAGTGCTGTACAGCATTTTGAAGTGGATTGA
- a CDS encoding sensor histidine kinase, with product MPKPLKFILILLLLVPPFLGFGQEQSVLETFEKEIPFLVFKTQDATLNFQQVLASPDLFKSPNAFKEKTQSEDIYWIQLDFENLLSNESEAKDFYLKLNIFDYGSVFYQIDGATTEKPIGQFEESNITKKIGTSYYYSFITLSTKNLIEDRYLLIKAQRITFNEDVNNWHFKRCISPPNEYMTTKDFFKQVIYYFFAGLCFIMWFSTLSFFLLLRNREYLYYSIYIVVTFIYLAGNKFGIYDLFLGNSYLKHNLSQSFLILGNLSYVLFVMSYLRTKRDYPGIHKVCKILVVLNIATLVLIGVFYSVDTVSIVMYSYEFTCAIALIAIIYLFLTSKNLLGRIIALASFAYSMGPLLRIYFVEPEDGLYLDGTYYLILGVSLEMVIFVFGLNYKFHLELRENFQLQQEAFVSKTKALRAQINPHFIFNSLSSIKHLVLQKDNKNAVKYLSKFGRLSRNILESSIGTNATLSEEVKMLEDYLELESLRFDNAFSYSIKVDDTLNTSIIELPSMILQPFVENAIVHGLLPKEGTDKKLSINFMLDGNELVSVVEDNGVGRKQAIQRKHIYQKEKKSRGLEITKLRLESIVNDQDYLQIIDKVDNNNAPLGTKVVIKIPL from the coding sequence ATGCCAAAGCCACTAAAGTTTATATTAATCTTACTGCTTCTAGTGCCACCCTTTTTAGGTTTTGGACAGGAACAAAGTGTTCTGGAAACGTTTGAAAAAGAAATTCCATTCCTTGTATTTAAAACACAAGATGCCACTCTGAATTTTCAGCAGGTTCTAGCCTCACCAGACCTATTTAAAAGTCCTAACGCTTTCAAAGAAAAAACACAGTCTGAAGATATCTATTGGATTCAGCTGGACTTTGAAAATCTACTCTCCAATGAAAGTGAAGCTAAAGACTTCTACCTAAAACTAAATATTTTCGACTATGGAAGTGTTTTTTATCAAATAGATGGCGCCACAACAGAAAAACCCATTGGACAGTTTGAGGAAAGTAATATCACCAAAAAAATAGGCACTTCTTATTACTATTCGTTCATAACTCTGAGTACCAAAAATCTTATCGAAGATCGTTATCTACTGATTAAGGCTCAGCGCATAACCTTCAATGAGGATGTAAATAACTGGCATTTTAAGCGTTGTATATCTCCTCCCAATGAATACATGACCACAAAAGACTTTTTTAAACAAGTTATCTATTACTTTTTTGCAGGGCTTTGTTTCATTATGTGGTTTTCCACACTCTCATTCTTTCTACTGTTAAGAAATCGAGAATACCTCTATTATTCCATATATATTGTGGTAACTTTTATTTACCTCGCTGGAAATAAATTTGGGATTTATGATTTGTTTCTCGGCAATAGTTATCTGAAACATAATCTTTCGCAAAGTTTCCTAATATTGGGTAACTTGAGTTATGTTCTCTTTGTTATGAGTTATTTACGAACTAAAAGAGACTATCCTGGAATTCATAAAGTGTGCAAAATCCTTGTTGTTTTAAATATTGCCACCCTTGTTTTAATTGGTGTTTTTTATTCAGTCGATACAGTATCAATCGTCATGTATTCCTACGAGTTCACATGCGCCATCGCTTTAATCGCCATAATATATTTGTTTTTAACAAGTAAAAATCTTTTGGGTCGCATTATTGCTTTAGCTTCTTTTGCGTATTCAATGGGTCCCTTGTTACGTATTTATTTTGTGGAACCCGAGGATGGACTATATCTGGACGGCACCTATTATTTAATCCTAGGAGTGTCTTTGGAAATGGTGATTTTTGTTTTTGGATTAAATTATAAGTTCCATTTGGAATTGCGAGAGAACTTTCAGTTGCAACAAGAGGCGTTTGTGAGTAAGACGAAAGCGCTACGCGCCCAGATCAATCCACATTTTATCTTTAATTCTTTGAGTTCCATAAAGCATTTGGTGCTACAGAAGGACAACAAAAATGCCGTAAAATATCTTTCCAAGTTCGGTCGATTGTCACGCAATATTCTGGAGAGCTCCATAGGGACCAATGCAACGCTTTCAGAAGAGGTCAAAATGCTTGAGGATTATCTTGAGTTAGAATCCTTGAGATTTGACAATGCTTTTTCCTATTCTATAAAAGTTGATGACACCTTAAATACCAGTATAATTGAGCTCCCTTCCATGATTCTCCAACCTTTTGTTGAGAATGCCATTGTTCATGGATTGTTGCCCAAAGAAGGTACTGATAAAAAGCTTTCCATAAATTTTATGCTCGATGGTAATGAGCTCGTGTCCGTAGTTGAGGACAATGGTGTTGGCAGAAAACAAGCAATACAAAGAAAGCATATTTATCAAAAGGAAAAAAAATCAAGAGGATTGGAGATTACCAAATTACGCCTGGAATCAATTGTCAATGATCAAGATTATCTTCAAATCATAGATAAGGTAGATAACAACAATGCCCCCTTGGGCACTAAGGTAGTTATTAAGATTCCGCTTTAA
- a CDS encoding GlsB/YeaQ/YmgE family stress response membrane protein, translated as MGLVYALLIGALAGWLAGKIMKGGGFGALLNIILGIVGGIVGNWLFGTLGVHIGSGIVGDLITGVIGAVVILFVAGLFKK; from the coding sequence ATGGGATTAGTATATGCCTTATTGATTGGTGCATTAGCGGGTTGGCTAGCTGGCAAAATAATGAAGGGTGGTGGTTTTGGCGCACTATTGAACATTATTTTAGGGATTGTTGGAGGCATAGTGGGTAATTGGCTCTTTGGCACCTTGGGGGTTCATATTGGCTCTGGAATTGTGGGTGACCTTATAACTGGAGTTATTGGGGCGGTAGTAATACTTTTTGTTGCTGGCCTCTTTAAAAAATAA
- a CDS encoding outer membrane beta-barrel protein — MGKKNLEQLFKETFKEFHEVPDEKVWNSIEASLDKKKKKRVVPIWWQLGGVAALLAILFYVMNPFEDTDNNVPIIVTETENNETIFDKDSISESSETQKLTEATTNDNRDTVEGSTMNNQEDAQGSINRNQSIKPEEQIVSTNTSETKESLERNDVRFNTVDNSNQNIASVDSVAIRKSEVGNNQQDVTDALNKNKVQTIVSSEQNDKKEPLLTDKIDNTPLQQEKSLGSFSENEAIAQNKEEEKNIVEKQSIFDVIKEQEEEAIAQNGTSGKWSVGPSVAPVYFNATGDGSPIHSNFASNSKSGNVNLSYGLTVAYNLNKRLKVRSGVHKVNYGYDTNEIVFSSSLDASTNALIDNIDYSQTSRNLVVQSKNELPQSFANDASLELSASQTPELDGKMVQQLGYIEVPLELNYALIDKKFGVDLIGGVSSLFLVDNSVLLESEELVTEVGEANNANSVNFSTNVGVGLNYEFSSKVQLNLEPILKYQLNTFSETAGEFRPFSVGVYSGISFKF, encoded by the coding sequence ATGGGGAAAAAGAATTTAGAGCAACTGTTCAAAGAAACTTTTAAGGAGTTTCATGAAGTTCCGGATGAAAAAGTCTGGAATTCCATTGAAGCCTCTTTGGACAAAAAGAAAAAGAAAAGAGTTGTGCCAATTTGGTGGCAACTGGGAGGGGTTGCCGCTTTATTGGCAATTCTATTTTATGTTATGAATCCATTTGAGGATACAGACAACAATGTTCCAATAATTGTCACGGAAACAGAAAACAATGAAACTATTTTTGATAAGGATAGTATTTCAGAGAGTTCTGAAACTCAAAAACTGACCGAAGCTACAACAAACGACAACAGAGATACCGTTGAAGGTTCAACTATGAACAATCAAGAAGACGCTCAAGGGTCTATAAATAGAAACCAAAGTATAAAACCTGAGGAACAAATTGTTTCTACCAACACATCAGAAACAAAAGAGAGTCTAGAAAGAAATGATGTTCGTTTTAATACTGTTGATAACTCAAATCAAAATATTGCTTCCGTAGATAGCGTGGCAATCAGAAAATCTGAAGTTGGGAATAATCAGCAAGATGTTACGGATGCTTTAAACAAAAATAAAGTCCAGACAATTGTTTCCTCAGAACAGAACGATAAAAAAGAGCCCCTTTTAACGGACAAGATTGATAATACTCCGTTACAACAAGAAAAAAGTCTGGGAAGCTTTTCAGAAAATGAGGCTATTGCCCAAAATAAGGAAGAGGAAAAAAACATAGTTGAAAAACAATCAATTTTTGATGTAATTAAGGAACAGGAAGAAGAAGCCATTGCACAGAATGGCACAAGCGGTAAATGGTCCGTTGGACCTTCCGTTGCCCCGGTGTATTTTAATGCAACTGGTGATGGCTCGCCAATACACTCCAATTTTGCTTCCAATTCAAAATCTGGAAATGTTAATTTAAGCTATGGCCTTACGGTTGCCTATAATTTAAATAAGAGACTTAAAGTGCGATCTGGTGTACACAAAGTTAATTACGGCTATGATACCAATGAAATTGTGTTCTCCTCATCCTTAGATGCTTCTACCAATGCTTTGATAGACAATATTGATTACAGTCAAACTTCTAGAAACTTGGTTGTACAAAGCAAGAATGAGCTACCACAATCTTTTGCAAATGATGCTTCACTTGAACTAAGTGCCTCCCAGACTCCTGAACTGGATGGAAAAATGGTACAGCAACTTGGCTATATAGAGGTTCCTTTAGAGCTTAATTATGCGCTAATAGACAAAAAATTTGGTGTGGATTTAATTGGTGGTGTTAGTTCTCTCTTTTTAGTGGATAATTCGGTTTTATTGGAATCAGAAGAATTAGTGACCGAAGTTGGTGAAGCCAATAATGCAAATTCGGTGAATTTTAGTACCAATGTTGGTGTGGGACTTAACTATGAATTCTCTTCAAAAGTTCAATTGAACTTGGAGCCTATTTTAAAATATCAATTAAACACATTTTCGGAAACAGCAGGTGAGTTTAGGCCATTTTCTGTTGGAGTATATAGTGGTATAAGTTTTAAGTTTTAG
- a CDS encoding lysophospholipid acyltransferase family protein, translating to MLPILRNIGHVLYRIWFYVLVALPIVVFFPFLVLTTLSEKTYKEFFWLARNIWARTILYGMGCFPKITTEQSMEKGKSYMLVANHTSMLDIMLMLVVSKNPFVFVGKKELVKIPVFGFFYKRVCILVDRDNIKSRTGVYRRAQRRLDQGLSICIFPEGGVPEEHIALDEFKDGAFKMAIAHKIPIVPITFYDNKKRFSFTFLSGGPGSIRAKVHSFFEAGILGEEDKSTLREEVREVILKELETTKV from the coding sequence ATGCTTCCAATTTTGAGAAATATAGGACATGTCTTGTATAGAATTTGGTTTTATGTGCTTGTGGCACTTCCAATAGTTGTCTTCTTTCCTTTTTTGGTATTGACCACACTTTCTGAAAAGACCTATAAAGAGTTTTTTTGGCTGGCACGAAATATATGGGCGAGAACTATACTTTATGGTATGGGTTGTTTTCCAAAAATTACAACAGAACAGTCTATGGAAAAAGGAAAAAGCTATATGTTGGTTGCTAACCATACAAGTATGTTGGATATTATGCTGATGTTGGTGGTAAGCAAAAACCCTTTTGTATTCGTGGGCAAAAAAGAATTGGTGAAGATTCCTGTGTTTGGATTTTTCTATAAGCGAGTTTGTATTTTGGTAGACCGGGATAACATTAAAAGCAGGACAGGCGTATATAGAAGGGCACAAAGAAGATTAGATCAAGGATTAAGTATTTGTATTTTTCCAGAAGGCGGAGTACCTGAAGAACATATTGCTTTGGATGAATTTAAGGACGGCGCCTTTAAAATGGCGATAGCGCATAAAATTCCGATTGTTCCGATTACCTTTTATGATAACAAAAAACGATTTTCCTTCACATTTTTAAGCGGTGGTCCCGGTAGCATAAGAGCAAAAGTCCACAGTTTTTTTGAGGCTGGTATTTTGGGAGAGGAAGATAAATCGACATTGCGCGAAGAGGTTCGTGAAGTTATTTTAAAAGAGCTTGAAACCACAAAAGTTTAA
- the dprA gene encoding DNA-processing protein DprA, translated as MTESEIIAALRLQAIPNIGNVLAKRMIAHCGSPTAVFEDKIHHLLKIDGIGILTLKGFHNANYIDEAEAEYNYLLKEKIAFSYFTDEDYPEYLKHCADRPILLFKSGNIDLKNRKIISVVGTRNVTGYGVDFCESFIEEIAPLNPIIVSGFAYGVDIAIQKAAMEKGLQTIGCLAHGLNQIYPKAHKKYVSTIEKNGGFFTEFWSTSSPDRENFLKRNRIIAGLSEATVVVESAEKGGSLVTADLANGYNREVFAVPGRSTDKFSKGCNDLIKYQKAHILTSAAELIYNLGWELEENAKRPSVQKKLFAELDETEQSIYHYLQSTGKQLLDLIALECKIPVFKVSSTLFNMEMKGLVRPLPGKMFEAI; from the coding sequence ATGACTGAAAGTGAAATAATAGCCGCACTTCGGCTACAGGCAATTCCAAATATTGGCAATGTACTAGCAAAGAGAATGATTGCCCATTGTGGCAGTCCAACAGCAGTTTTTGAGGATAAAATACACCATCTCTTAAAAATTGACGGCATTGGCATCCTAACCCTTAAAGGATTTCATAATGCCAACTATATTGATGAAGCTGAGGCAGAGTACAACTATCTTCTCAAGGAAAAGATTGCATTTTCATATTTCACAGATGAAGATTATCCTGAATACTTGAAACACTGTGCAGATCGGCCAATATTACTTTTTAAAAGCGGGAATATTGATTTAAAAAACCGAAAAATCATCAGTGTTGTGGGTACACGCAACGTTACAGGTTATGGTGTTGATTTCTGTGAGTCCTTTATTGAAGAAATAGCCCCTTTAAACCCCATTATAGTGAGTGGTTTTGCCTATGGCGTGGACATAGCAATTCAAAAAGCAGCTATGGAAAAAGGATTACAAACCATAGGTTGCTTGGCTCATGGGTTAAACCAGATTTACCCCAAAGCACATAAGAAATATGTTTCTACCATAGAAAAAAATGGAGGGTTTTTTACGGAATTTTGGAGCACAAGTAGTCCTGACCGAGAGAATTTTCTAAAACGAAATAGAATCATTGCTGGATTGAGCGAAGCTACTGTAGTAGTGGAATCAGCAGAAAAAGGAGGCAGTTTGGTCACTGCCGATTTGGCAAATGGATATAACCGCGAAGTCTTTGCAGTTCCAGGAAGATCTACGGATAAATTCAGTAAAGGGTGCAATGATTTGATCAAATACCAAAAGGCACATATATTGACCTCTGCAGCAGAACTCATCTATAATTTGGGATGGGAATTGGAGGAGAACGCCAAAAGACCCAGTGTGCAAAAAAAGTTGTTTGCAGAATTGGATGAAACGGAACAATCTATCTATCACTATCTGCAATCTACTGGAAAACAACTATTGGATTTGATTGCTTTGGAGTGCAAAATTCCTGTTTTCAAGGTTTCATCAACACTTTTTAATATGGAAATGAAGGGATTGGTGCGTCCATTGCCAGGAAAGATGTTTGAAGCTATATAG